GGTTTGGAAACCGCAAATAAGAGGGTACTGCCTGTCCGGCGGCACGCCCGCGTCGACTGTGTTCCGGCCTCTTCGAAGAGTGGCGGGTATTGCCGGACGGGATTGTGGGGCCTCGAGGATCCGTTTCTGTCTTATGCTTAGCCCTTCCGGGTCATGTACGACTTTTCTTTCCTCTCGGGTGGCAGCGCAGGTATGTAGGATGGGTGGTTGGCAATCGAAGCAGGCTTGGAGAAGGTGGTCAGAGGCCAGATCGTGGCTGCGGTATACCATGGATTGTATGGTGCTGGCTATCTCTCTGAGATGGGTCGATTGGTGGAGAGTGCAAGGGTGGTGTCGGACTTCCACACTGCCAGAAGAAGCCAGGCGGCAAGGCAAGGCGAGTTTACTGGGTCTTGGTGTGGACTCGTCAGGATTTGGATTTATGTCTAGATCCGATCGACAACAAATGTGGTCGGTGTGGTTTGCTGTGTGGATTGAAATCCGGCGTTGTGAGTTCGATGGGACAGTTCTATGGTGGTGGTTTGCCGGCGAGCCATCTGAGGAGAAGGAAGACGGTTTGTGGGGTAGCTTTATGTTTTTGGTtagagtaattttttttgttagggttttgattAGGGTATTGGTTAGCTCTTTCTGGTCTTTAGCATgtccctactcttttgagctagggttgggtcaaattgagGTACCATGGATTTGGTGTTTTTCCTAGGGACGAATTGGTTTATTGTCAGTTTTCACTTATGGTCAATATGCTGACGAacgatccttgcacgtggtctggttgTTTTGGGtcacggtgtggaagagggcgttGATTGTTTTAGCGATTGTCTATGAGGTGGTATCGATATTCTCGAGATTCTCGGTAGCCCGAGACGTTGGGCGGTATAGGtagttaggggttgggccctttcggctcatggatgtcatttttggtgacggacccgtaactagTTTAGGTtatagggaggagagtggggaattcTTGTCCACCATCGGTTGTTCCcatgttatgtaattttggattattttaataaaaatttcttattcaaaaataaaataaaattaaacctCGGTCGTGAGTCATGATTGGTGAGAGAAGCATTAGATCAGTGGGTGACGCCACTGAGACATAGCCACTTGCACATTTGACACCACAATCTGTCTCGCATCCATCCACAGACACCATCAGGCTAATAACTACATATGATACAAACCAAATACCATTTTCTACTCTCTTATAAAACGCGTGTAACAGAatccatttatatttttggcCGTCCacctattattttatttttatgtatgTTACAAGAAAATCAGTAGAATAATTTTACAGACTCCACAATccacatgcatgcatttctgtcttcttctttaaaatctcttcttcttgtttcagcACTGATTCCTTTTTATCTGATTAAGATTGCCGAACAGAATTCATTTGTACAAGTGTTTTATCAAGGGGAGTGTAACAGTAATTGAGTAGAAATTTAAGAAGATAAACAGAAGATTCATTATATGCAATATATGAAAATGTATGACGAAAAACTTACCACGGTGGCTAAATTTAGTTGGGGTTAAACTAGACTATAAATCCATCCTGGCCAcaacaaagcaaaaaaaataaaagaaagcgaGAAAGTGCCACGCGCTTTACAGCTGAACAGAGAttctaatctcaaaacctattTCCTTCCTTTCCTTCCAttgttaataataataataatatatattaataatggGAAACTCTGattcatttcaatgatttcatcCGATCGTTATTAGTCGGCAACTCACagacccctctctctctctctctctctctgcgttcCTGTGTGCTGCTGCTCCATTCAAGGTAAACTTGCACCTGATTTATCTTTGATTCCTTTCCATATTTATCATTTCAAGACACCCAAATATATACCCAGTATGCGAGTTGTTAAAGTTTCGACCTTGACTGCTTTGGATCGTTGGTTGTATTGTTTGTTTCGATTTTGGCATGAGATTGAATCAAGTTACTGTGATTAATGAATAAATACACACTACACACTTGggtttgtaattttaattttatgtgcTTCCCTCCTGATCAGATTGCTACTTCCGAATCCGTGTACTGATCCATTGACCATAAAAGATCCAATCTTCCCTTGCGTGTTTTCATGGGTTTTTAGTCATCTTTTTCGTTTCAATATGTGTCATCACATTCTGTTTTGTTTCTCCTAATTAGTTTGAGTttagtagatatatatatatatatatatatatatatatttattcacTTGTTCTAATATGGGACTTCGATTTATCATACCCTCTCCAATTGAGTTTCTGTAGTTTGATTCttggaatgaatgaatgaatctGGAAAACTGTTAGCAGGTGAAAAACTGCTATGGACCCTGAGTTTGATTAGTTTGTCCAACCAGTTGATTATTGTGAAATTTCATCACAAGAAACTTCTTCTTATACTTGGTTTTTCTTGTTTCATATTCTAACTTTTTCTTAGCAACATTTCTATTTGCTTAATGCAATCAAGATCTCTGTAGTCTTTGATTGCTTATATTTTTCAGAGTTCGAAATTGAAGTTTATAAAACAGACAATCCATTGTGGTATTTAGCCTTGTGCATGAAAAACCAAAACTGTATATGATGGTGCTGAAATGGAAAGCCAAGTTTAGAAGCCCATATTACTGGTCTGATAATTGCTGTGATCTCTGTCTAATCCTGAAGGTGCTTGGGGACAAATGGCCTTGGTTACAACTGCTGAAGTCTGCGATGCACATTCGTCGCTCATTGTAAGTGGTGAGCTTCGGGTGCTTGAGCCGATCTTTCAGATATACGGGCGGCGGCAGGTCTTCTCTGGACAAGTAGTTACCTTAAAGGTATTCGAAGACAATGTTCTGGTTCGTGCGTTTCTTGAGGAGAAAGGCAATGGCAGAGTTCTTGTTGTGGACGGGGGTGGAAGCAAGCGGTGTGCAATATTGGGTGGCAACCCTGTAGTTCAAGCCCAGAATAATGGCTGGGCTGGTATAGTGGTCAATGGCTGCATAAGAGATGCTGATGAGATTAATGGCTGTGACATTGGGGTGAGAGCTCTGGCTTCCCATCCAATGAAGGCCAATAAGAAGGGAACCGGAGAGAAGCAAGTACCGATAACCATTGCTGGGACAAGGATCAACGATGGGGAATGGCTTTATGCAGACACCGATGGAATTCTGATTTCTCATACCGAGCTATCTGTGTGATTCTCAACACCCTCTGGAATTGATCGTCTCCCTTGGGAAAACAAGCTAGTCCCTGCAGCATAAAGTTTCTCAGTTCTGGATGTATGTTTCTCTGTAGTTGCTCTACTATTGTAACTTGGTTGTATTGCTTCCTTAATTGCGATAATTTTACTGTATTCAGCGACTTACatgatgatcaatataaattaTGTTCTGGTTTCTGTTTCTACTTACCATCCTGAAGTATATCTTTGATTTTGACTCTTCTTCAATACTGTACATCTTTTGGGTAAAGGATACAGAAAATGTTGCTTTGACATATACCGTGATAGTGCTACTATAAGTACTGACTGTTGCTTGTTGAAGTTGTTGCTTTGACATATAGACCAACAGAAAATTACTACACCTAGGATTAGGAAGAAATTGCTAAAAGTTCAAGGATCTTTTTTAAAACGTAATCTACAAGCCCTGCACATATAACAACCATGCAAACCCAACCATTCAAAGGTGTAAGCAAGTAACTACACCACGTCTCCACCAGGTCATGAAGTAGTACCCAATCAAAGCTCCTAACTAAGTACACACTGATTCCGAGTCCCCAACATCTTCTTCCGCAGTTACAGTACTTGCATCTTCTCGAGTACTCATACTAATCGTTGATGGTGCAGATGAGGTGCCAACAGTCTCACTTGGTAAATCCGTTTGCAAATAGATTGCCTTTCTTTTGCTTCTGCTCCGCTGCCACTTTCTCAACAACTCTGAAATATCCTCACTCTGATCAGAATCATCTTTAAGTGTCGTTGTGGCATCTTTAGGCACTCGAAGGGGTCTTCGCCGTCTTACTTCAGTACTCGCCCCTCTATCTCTTTGAACATGATCAGTAGTTGATCGGTCATGATTAACACGATTAGCAACATAATTCGCCGCAGTTTTGATCATTGTCACTGGTGACAAGAGTGGTCTACAACACGTTACATAAGTTATTACGAATATAGTGTAACAATACAAAGAGGCCCAGACATAGAGCGTCCATTTCCAACTGCGCACCAATTGCTTTGTCCAAGGCAGCTGTGAATTCAAAACAATTTCAGCCTCATACAACTGTGGAAGATGTGAAGTACCAGCTCTTGGACTTAATGTTATTCTTATTGCTCGGGTTCTTGGATAAGTCCCTTCCTTGTGCCTCAGTATTTGTCCAGCTATCTTCTGGGTTTCTCCAGAAATGCCCAGTATCAGAGGTACACCCATAAGAAATGTTCTTGTGAGTCGAATTGGGAGGCTTCTAAATCGTAGCATACATGGCTGGCTTGACTTGGCAATCACATCACCATTAGCTGCTAATGCTTCTGCGGTCATCTGATTCAATAATAGATAACTGATTACTAATTAGCAAACATCTGAATCAATAATTTTATGGTGCAATATTTTTGGACGTCCATGTGTTTTGGTTAAACTGTAATTAGCTTTTAGAATAAACTGCAAAAGAGAGTTGAGCATGGACCAAAGTTGCAATCTAATCGACCAAAACACACATGCATGGAGCGAGCACACAAATCTCTTTAAGTTGATCATCATATCGGCCTTATAATCATACCTGAAACACCCCAATGTGCCTATTAAAATCAGACTCCGGCATCAAAAGCTCCAGAGACACAGTAAAAGTGTGTCCAACAGGAACCCCCATAGCCATACGCCTACTGTTGCTGCTAATAATAATCTTGAAGTAGTCAGCACCACTCCCAGCAGCTAACCCTGATCCTCCGAACACAAACACCGCCTTGGGATGAGCTAGGGTGTAATCAAAGTGCAACCTATCCCTAACAACCACAGGCTCTTCCAGCCAGAGCCGCACCAAAGCAACTCCCACAATTGTGGCCAGAAtcaaaagcataaacaacaccatGCAGACATAGGCTGCCCCGAGAACTCCAAAGCCGAGCTTCTTGATGAGGACGACTGCGCCGTGTATGATGGTGGAGGGGGCTTTTTGGACTGCGGACTCGACCGTCTCCTTGGCCTGCTCGGCTTGGTGGTAAGACTCGTAGGCGAAAGAGAAGATGGAGAGTATGGGGTGACATAAAACCAGGATGGAGTTGTAAATCAAATCAGCTTGTAAAGACACTAGCTTTGGGAACCACTCTGATGGCTTTGGTATCAGATACTTgtcttcgtcttcttcatcatcataagGGTCTAAAGTTGGTGTTTCCAGTAATGGAGCTGGTTCCATAACTAGTGTGATTACtgtgagagagaggagaggtaGCTAGAAATAGACACTCATGGAGTCATAGAAAGAGTATCAAAGTTGAGAGAGCTCCACCTGTGCAATGTGCATGAAAGGAGAAGATGAAACGTGGTACTGTTGTCTTACCACTTGACATCTGTTGTCAAACAGGTCAGGTCATAAGGAAAATCCGAAAATGTCTTCTTAAAATCGAACAacctttttccttttgttcttgTTTACTTGGGCTCGCCCTCTTTTGTTCCAATCTTTGCGTCTTTGGGCTTTCACAAAAAGAATCTCCTCCCCAAAAAGATTGGACGAAAAATTTTCtccataaaacaaaattaaatagaAAATTGTATGTCGTGAAGGAGTCGGAGATGGTATATTCTTCAAAGTTCAAGCCGAATCCTAAGCGGATGCTTTGCCTTAAATTTGGAACCAGTTAGGATGTTTAACAAACATAATTCTATCAAAAAATTGACGCGTACTTCTTCGAAAAAGAAATAGCATAACTGGCTATGCATTTGTCTCATAGAACTCATCACATTGAGAGAGATGACTGGCTTGCAAATGCATTCAAGTTCGGAAGTATCGAACTATGTATTTAAAGTCGACTCGTGATAAAAAATGTTTTGGAATTAACTTACGAAATTCAATTTATAACGACGTTGTGCGTGTAAGTTGTTAGATTTAAATAAAGGAGATTTAAATGTTTGTGTTAACTTTTCACGTGGGTCGTGGAATTCATGAATTGTTTTAATTAGCAAATATGTTTATAGATAGCTAAGAAGTAAATTCTATTGAGAGGTCGTTGGGAATGAATACATTTCTCATAATTAGGAAAACCCATTAAAGCAATCACGAGTTAGTCCTTTGACTAATACATTTTTGaattcaaacaaacaaatatgGTAGCCGTTAAGCACTTAATTATAATCATAATGACCTACAAAACTAAATCCAATAccttctataaaaaaaataaaaaaaactaaacccaATACACAATAAACATAGTTGAAGACTTGAAGACCCTGGACTTTAATTTCAACACTCCCAAGAAAATAATTGATTTTTCTGGTATTGtacaaattagaaaaaaaagagttaagAACTACAACTGAATCATAAAAGCTGACAGCATATATTGCGGAACTGTATGGTAGCCACGTGTCCCCTTCTAACCGCTTATTGTTTTGGATGATACAAAACATAACATCCCACTCAACATTTGCGGCTAGCCAAGAACACTCTAACAGTCACTCACTACTTTCAAGTCCCTAAAGCAAATTATGACACAAATCATCAACTAATCCCTCTTAATGATTAGTTCGTTCCCAATTTATCAAaatacagattttttttttttcaaaatattgtACGTGTTTAATGGATTACTAATATTTAGTAAGATAATTGATAAAGAAATTATATCAAAGTAGAAACGTCAGACGTGTAATTCATGTATGAAATGAATTacgaaaaatgaagtgtcagaTCCAATGTTTCGGAATTATTGTTAAAATTTAAGAGATACCTACTCTAAAAAATATTGGAAAGTTAGATAAGGTTAAACTTATGGAGTTTGAGGAaacatgaagaaacaaaaatgtTTGATTTGGATTTGTAATTGTAAAACACTAAAATGTATTTCTTCAAATTATAATTAAATGGAAGGAGAAAAGAATGAGAAGCatgagagaaaggaaaaaaaaaaaaaaacaaagttcaTCTTTATCACAATTCACCACAAAACCCAGGAGGGTGGGTCCCACAGAAAATTTTGGGCAACTGACaaattctatttcttctctTATGTTTTCAAGAAGGAAAAACATTGTACACACCCTGTCTCCTTCCCTTCTCCCTCTATAAATTTGCTCTCAGAAACCTCTGAAAATCACAtagtttcattcttttcttctttttcattaaAATCTCCATTGAAACCTgagagtcttcttcttcttcaatccctCTCATTTAATTTCTTGTATCAAAGCAATAATGAGAAGGTTTCAGCTCCACAATCACTAAACAAGGAGCTGAGACCAACCCAGAACCAAAGACTCCTCACACTCACAAACACTCACAGCCTTGTCACTCTACCAAAAAATATATTCCTTTCATTCATTCGTTCATTGATAACAATAACCATATAGGATTTTTAAGGACAATGGAGCAAGCAAACGATGTGGTCGTTGCAGAGAACAAAGCCAAATATGGAGGTGGTGGCGGTAGCGTTAGCATAGCCGAGAGGAGGGCAGCCAAGTGTGGATTCAATGCGGAGAGGATCAATACGGCGCGTTTCAGGAGGACCAACACCAGCCCTCTGCCTTCGCCGGTGGAGAGGTCTCCTTGCCACCTCACTATTCCTCCCGGCATCAGTCCCACCGCTTTGCTCGACTCCCCCATGATGCTCCCCAATTCTCAGGTAAAATGAATTCTTTtaaattttctgtttatttaatCTTCCTTTACTTTGGAGCTGGATGAGTGATAGATTTTATCTTTGGTGAAAAATGGCTGATCAATGAAACCTAACCCTCctcatatatatgtgtgtgtttgtgtgtgtgtgtgtgtgtgtgtgtgtgtgtgtgtgtatcggTTCTTCTGTCATTTCTAGTGTCTGTTGATTCAATAAGTGAAGCTGTGTGTCTTGCTCTTGCTCTTGTTGGAAATTGTTAACGAGACCAAAATGGCTTAAAATATATgccaaaacagaacaaacacAGTGATTCTTCGAGATGACAATGTTAATTATGAGCTGCTATTCTTCAACCAATATGCATGCTAGCTACCTGTTGGCTTAAATAGATGTCGTTTCTTATGCACTGAGGTTTGCTTGTCTCTGTTCTTTCTGAGTATGATATAGTTTTAATCTGTATGTAGCTTCTTACTCCCTGTTTCTAGGTTTCTATGATGTGATTGCAAAATCACAGTATGATCAAGAATCCTCTCACATGCTTGGAAGGACCGTCCAATTCGTTCATTTTTACCTTAAACTAACATTCCTAACTTATTACCTTAAACTAGGTTTTTCTTGGTTTTCTAACATATGAATCTAGAAGCACATGTAAAAGAGTGATGGAGAAGGTGGTTTTCATTACTAGAATATCTAGATTCTGTACTGTGTTAAATAAATAGTTTATTTAAAGCTAATTACTTGACGCtgacttcttttttctttttgatatcATGGAATATATTAGGCCATGTATTCTAGGATAGCAGCAAATAGGTTTAAATATGAAGATGCAAGGCAATGAATTCCACATTTCACATTTGCACATAAGTGCAGGTAGCTGAGCTAAAACACAGTAACAGAAATCAACAAGGAAAATGAACACTGTGGATGGTGATAGTTACAGTGTAGTGAGCAAGGCATAGTTGTATTGTTTTATGTAGAGGATGGAAGCAGTAAATTGTGGAAAGCTTCAAGTGTTGTCTAAGTATATCTGCCTGATGCTGTTTGATATGTGATCTTTAACTCATTTGTCATTCTTCCAGGCATTGCCATCTCCCACTACCGGAACTTTTCCATTGCTTCCTCCTAGTGATGACAGTTCAATGCTGAAATCTGCAACTAATGAAGATGTTCGTAGGGGGAGTGGTTTTGATTCATCCTTCATGTTGAAGAGTCAAGGAGATCCTAAGTATCTGCCAGGTTATTCTGGTTTTGAAAATCAGGTAATGGTTTCATGTCTTGAATCTTTAAATTTGGTAGAAAACAGAAACAACTACATGCATGCCCACCATCTAATGAGATATTTGATATAATTATTTTCAATAGAATCTGACAGTTTTTCCATTGCATTTTTTCTCAGGGATCTAATGTTGACTATCAAGCTCTTGTCTTGGAGCAACAGCCAATGGATTTTGATTTCCCGATGGAATTTCCTGAAGAAGTGAATGCAAAACACTATGCTGTTGATCCATCTAATGATGTTAAGAATTTAAATAGTGTGGTAATGAATGAGAGCTGTGTTGACTTGCAAATGCCTCATTCCAGCTTAGCTTCTTTTCCCAAAGAAGTTATTCATGGGGAGGATGTTGGGACCCATCAACTTTTGGAAGGAGACCATAAAGGGTATCCATCTCTGGGAATGGCAAGGAATTCAGAGGATGGATACAATTGGAGGAAGTATGGGCAGAAACAGGTTAAAGGTAGTGAATATCCAAGGAGCTACTATAAGTGCACACATCCAAATTGTCAGGTGAAGAAAAAGGTGGAACGATCCTTTGATGGTCAAATAACAGAAATCATTTACAAGGGAGCTCCTCATAACCATGCACAACCTCAGCCTAATCGACGAGCTGCAGCATCACTTGGATCAGCATTTTCATTTGATGAGATGTCAGAGATGGGTGAGGGCAATAGAACCTCTGTCAAAGTTGACAGTGACTCACTTTGGGCAAAGATTCAGTCTGGTGAGGATATTAAGAGTGGTTATGATGGGAGGCTTGATGGTCTGGAAAGGACTTCCTCAGCATCCGTTGTTACTGATCTTTCTGATCCATTATCGGCTACCCAAGGAAAATCCCCGGGTATCTTTGAATCTGTAGACACTCCAGAGTTTTCATCCACACTTGCTAGTGTTGATGAAGATGACCAGGCCACCCTACGGAGCATATCGCTTGGAGAGGATGCAGATAATGAAGAATCTGACTCAAAAAGAAGGTACGCCATTTATCTTCTAGATGTCTATTTCTAAACCAAATGAAcatgcaggaaaaaaaaaatatatctcatGTATTGTTTAACATTTCAGAAAGAAAGATAGCTGCATGATTGAAACAAGTATAGCTTCCAGGGCTGTCCGTGAACCAAGAGTGGTTGTCCAAATTGAGAGTGAAATCGACATACTTGATGATGGCTACCGTTGGCGGAAGTATGGACAAAAAGTTGTCAAAGGAAATCCAAACCCCAGGTATGCTATTACTGATTAGTACTTAGTTGGTGGTTTGATTAGTACTACTTCATGACCTTTGAATGGTTTTGGTATGACAGTGCTTGTTTTAGTTTCCAGTAGACAGATGATTATGTTGGCTTTGATCTTCTGAAAATATCTTCTTAACATTTTGGGAATTCTTACTAATTTGAGGTGTAGTAGTTATCTGTTGGTATATATAACAAAGAGTAGTACATATGAAATACAGCAAGTTCCAGCAAACAGTAGTCATCAGTTGTAGTGCTTTTGCCACTTTATCTAAAAGATGTACAGAATGAAACGTTGTAATTGTAAGCGTTATCTGATGGCTGTCAATGAAATTGAAGACAGAACTTAAGCTGAATTACAATGTTAAACTGTAACAGAAACCAGAACATAATTTATGGATTGATTTTCTTTCTGAATATTGATAAGATTTGGCACTTGTAGTTCCGATTGTAATATGTAAGCAATTAATCTTTTTACTTACTCTCTGTCGTGTAGGAGCTACTACAAATGTACAAGTGCGGGATGCTTAGTAAGGAAGCATGTGGAAAGGGCCTCCCATGATCTGAAATTCGTAATTACTACATACGAGGGAAAACACAACCATGAAGTGCCTGCAGCCAGAAACAGTAATCATATAAACTCAAGCAGTGCAAATGGACATCCACCTACTCAGTCAGCACTGGCGTTATCCAGAAATACCAACATTCCAAAACCTgagacacaagtacaagatCTTGCGCCTCATTTTGATAGAAAACCAGAATTTCATGACGAATACCTGCGACCTACTTATCTTGGGAATTTCAGCAATGACTTGAAATATGGAGCTACCTCCATCTACCAAATGAAGTTCCCACCTCTTCAGAATGCAATGCCATATGGCTCCTTTGGTCTAAATGCTCCTCATCACAATGTGGCTCACCAGGCTGGTTCTGTTGCATCTATTGTCCCAGACTTCTCCATGTCACTGCCCTTGAATCTTCCCCCATCTGGGAATCTTGGTCTCGCAGGTTTTGATTTCAATAATGGAAAGTCAGTATATCCAGTGCAGCCTTATGTCTCAGGACAGCAGCTCCAGGAGAATGACTTACGGTACCTGAAGCCAAAACAAGAGCAGAAGGATGATGGCCTTTATGATGCCTGCAGCCTGCCTATCATTGATCAGGGAAATGCATCATTGTCACCATCCTCATCCTTACTCTATCACAGAATGATGGGAAGCTATTCATCAtagatttttagtttttgttccGAAGCAGTTCATCTCAACTAAAGTGAGGCAGACTCTGCCAGCCTAACTTTGTGGTCaaggttttattttctttcaatttcgcCACTGTCatagtttcttcttgttttctgaGAAAATACctatacaaaatttggaaaaaaaaaaattaatacagTCACAGAAATTGATCCTCTCTCTGTCTCATCTATATGTTTAGCTTGCTTCAATTTGCTGGTACCGTGAACCTTTCAGGGAATGTATATCTTTAGAAGTTGCAAATGTAATGTATCATAAAGAACACATCTCTTTTGGGATTCCAACGTTGTTGAACCATTTTGTATTAAACTAATAAACACAGATGCCAAAACCTTTGTATCACTCAGATGCCAAGAGCCAACCATTTGTATTTAAACCATACCCAGATGCCAAAATACCAAACCCAAGTTTGAGCATGAgctattcattcattcattaatAACCCGAATCAGTGAGACCAAGAagcatcaaggaaaagaagatTAAAGGAGCTGAAACATTAATCATCATCTTGATTATCATAGGCATAAGAACACAAAtatacatcatcatcatcagtccACACCTCCACCCATACCCATCAGCACTATTCCCATACCCATCATCAAATCTAAccccaaacacaaacacaaagaaAGGACTGAAAACAACACAACCCATCTCCATATATCCATCGAAAATAACCAGACTCAATACttggttcttcttcttattaGGCTCCTTCTTCACTTCTTGAG
Above is a genomic segment from Rosa chinensis cultivar Old Blush chromosome 3, RchiOBHm-V2, whole genome shotgun sequence containing:
- the LOC112194785 gene encoding putative 4-hydroxy-4-methyl-2-oxoglutarate aldolase 2; this translates as MALVTTAEVCDAHSSLIVSGELRVLEPIFQIYGRRQVFSGQVVTLKVFEDNVLVRAFLEEKGNGRVLVVDGGGSKRCAILGGNPVVQAQNNGWAGIVVNGCIRDADEINGCDIGVRALASHPMKANKKGTGEKQVPITIAGTRINDGEWLYADTDGILISHTELSV
- the LOC112194786 gene encoding seipin-1, with translation MEPAPLLETPTLDPYDDEEDEDKYLIPKPSEWFPKLVSLQADLIYNSILVLCHPILSIFSFAYESYHQAEQAKETVESAVQKAPSTIIHGAVVLIKKLGFGVLGAAYVCMVLFMLLILATIVGVALVRLWLEEPVVVRDRLHFDYTLAHPKAVFVFGGSGLAAGSGADYFKIIISSNSRRMAMGVPVGHTFTVSLELLMPESDFNRHIGVFQMTAEALAANGDVIAKSSQPCMLRFRSLPIRLTRTFLMGVPLILGISGETQKIAGQILRHKEGTYPRTRAIRITLSPRAGTSHLPQLYEAEIVLNSQLPWTKQLVRSWKWTLYVWASLYCYTIFVITYVTCCRPLLSPVTMIKTAANYVANRVNHDRSTTDHVQRDRGASTEVRRRRPLRVPKDATTTLKDDSDQSEDISELLRKWQRSRSKRKAIYLQTDLPSETVGTSSAPSTISMSTREDASTVTAEEDVGDSESVCT
- the LOC112192514 gene encoding probable WRKY transcription factor 2, which codes for MEQANDVVVAENKAKYGGGGGSVSIAERRAAKCGFNAERINTARFRRTNTSPLPSPVERSPCHLTIPPGISPTALLDSPMMLPNSQALPSPTTGTFPLLPPSDDSSMLKSATNEDVRRGSGFDSSFMLKSQGDPKYLPGYSGFENQGSNVDYQALVLEQQPMDFDFPMEFPEEVNAKHYAVDPSNDVKNLNSVVMNESCVDLQMPHSSLASFPKEVIHGEDVGTHQLLEGDHKGYPSLGMARNSEDGYNWRKYGQKQVKGSEYPRSYYKCTHPNCQVKKKVERSFDGQITEIIYKGAPHNHAQPQPNRRAAASLGSAFSFDEMSEMGEGNRTSVKVDSDSLWAKIQSGEDIKSGYDGRLDGLERTSSASVVTDLSDPLSATQGKSPGIFESVDTPEFSSTLASVDEDDQATLRSISLGEDADNEESDSKRRKKDSCMIETSIASRAVREPRVVVQIESEIDILDDGYRWRKYGQKVVKGNPNPRSYYKCTSAGCLVRKHVERASHDLKFVITTYEGKHNHEVPAARNSNHINSSSANGHPPTQSALALSRNTNIPKPETQVQDLAPHFDRKPEFHDEYLRPTYLGNFSNDLKYGATSIYQMKFPPLQNAMPYGSFGLNAPHHNVAHQAGSVASIVPDFSMSLPLNLPPSGNLGLAGFDFNNGKSVYPVQPYVSGQQLQENDLRYLKPKQEQKDDGLYDACSLPIIDQGNASLSPSSSLLYHRMMGSYSS